A portion of the Pseudorasbora parva isolate DD20220531a chromosome 1, ASM2467924v1, whole genome shotgun sequence genome contains these proteins:
- the exosc6 gene encoding exosome complex component MTR3 codes for MPVDTRRIRGPEESQSPLLFLSPDKIPKASSRQGVRGNGDVRPVFARCGLISQAKGSAYLEAGNTKIICSVYGPREIERKDETDMKTGRLVCDFRLAPFSCVKRGAWIQGSEEKDLSATLLESLQPGVCLHRYPRSQIEVNVIVLENDGSTLAHAVTCASMALADGGIEMYDVVLGCALRQNGNTCLVDPSYSEECGSWQEGYEENRGCVTVALLPNLNQVSGLNADGEMREDTLTDAVRTCMDGCHKLYPVVQQALTRSVKKKAPPPEK; via the coding sequence ATGCCGGTTGACACAAGACGTATCCGTGGACCGGAGGAGTCGCAGTCCCCGCTGCTCTTTCTGTCCCCAGACAAAATTCCCAAAGCCAGCAGCAGGCAGGGCGTTCGCGGGAATGGAGACGTGCGGCCGGTTTTTGCGCGCTGCGGGCTAATCAGCCAGGCAAAGGGCTCTGCGTACCTCGAGGCTGGAAACACCAAGATCATATGCTCGGTATACGGACCGAGGGAAATTGAACGCAAGGACGAAACAGACATGAAAACCGGTCGCCTTGTTTGCGACTTTAGGCTCGCGCCGTTTTCCTGTGTGAAACGGGGTGCCTGGATCCAAGGCAGCGAAGAAAAAGATCTGTCCGCGACTCTACTCGAAAGTTTGCAGCCTGGAGTTTGCCTGCACAGATACCCACGCTCACAGATTGAGGTTAATGTCATCGTTCTGGAGAATGACGGCTCGACTCTAGCACATGCGGTGACCTGCGCCTCTATGGCCCTGGCGGATGGCGGTATTGAAATGTATGATGTGGTGTTAGGCTGTGCACTGCGGCAGAATGGAAACACGTGTCTTGTTGACCCATCATACTCAGAGGAGTGTGGGAGCTGGCAGGAGGGATACGAGGAGAATCGGGGATGTGTCACCGTGGCTCTGCTTCCCAATTTGAATCAAGTGTCTGGTCTGAATGCTGACGGGGAGATGCGGGAAGACACACTGACTGATGCTGTGAGAACCTGCATGGACGGCTGTCACAAACTCTATCCGGTGGTACAGCAAGCTCTGACGCGGTCTGTGAAGAAAAAAGCTCCTCCACCCGAGAAATAG
- the tmppe gene encoding transmembrane protein with metallophosphoesterase domain — MPVNMFGFGRLSAEGKIGIASGVVFFSMLMSRTLISERVDIGTRALLFRVQFLLFINSLLLIGSLYIWKRVVRRLCGTRGAPSVPQRCWRLLVLLFLTVVHGSYLCMFFLVDTEPHWFSLLSFSCLGVYVILLFFLFVFGCLTRLRRLLSRRRSDEDAGASGSASQTVLALIVTAILAVYGLVNAAQPPLVIEVEIPVEKLPESLNGLRLVLLSDIHLGPTVGRSKLQRIVTMVNELSPDIVVIVGDLTDSQVTRLRSAAEPLGQMKPRLGSYFATGNHDYYTADVEGWFELLRSMGIEALHNSNVKVFRPEQPEDCICLAGIDDLEARMLRYPSHGMDVEKALSGCSAESPIILLAHQPHAAKQALQQRPDINLVLSGHTHAGQLFPLTILAFLLNPFFCGLYRVSEHTMVYVTAGTGYYGIPMRIASRSEITNIILKRA, encoded by the exons ATGCCGGTCAATATGTTTGGATTTGGACGCCTCTCCGCCGAGGGAAAAATCGGAATCGCGTCCGGGGTTGTTTTTTTCTCTATGCTTATGTCCAGGACATTAATATCGGAGCGTGTTGACATAGGCACGCGTGCTTTGCTGTTTCGTGTTCAGTTTCTTCTCTTCATCAACTCCCTGCTGCTAATCGGTTCTCTTTACATCTGGAAACGCGTGGTGAGGCGGCTGTGCGGAACCAGGGGAGCTCCTTCTGTCCCGCAGAGATGTTGGCGTCTTCTTGTCCTGCTGTTTCTCACTGTCGTGCACGGGAGCTACCTATGCATGTTTTTCCTCGTGGATACTGAGCCACACTGGTTTTCATTGTTGAGTTTTTCCTGTTTGGGGGTTTATGTCATCCTACTGTTCTTCCTGTTTGTTTTTGGCTGCCTAACCCGCCTTCGCAGGCTTCTCTCCCGCAGGCGAAGTGACGAGGATGCGGGCGCGAGCGGATCAGCCAGCCAGACCGTGTTGGCATTGATAGTAACAGCGATACTGGCAGTGTATGGTTTGGTAAATGCAGCCCAGCCTCCACTGGTAATTGAGGTGGAGATCCCAGTAGAGAAGCTCCCTGAGTCTTTGAACGGGCTCAGGTTAGTGCTTTTGTCCGACATACATCTGGGACCTACAGTAGGCCGCTCCAAACTTCAGCGCATTGTGACTATGGTGAATGAACTGAGCCCAG ACATAGTGGTTATTGTCGGTGATCTGACTGACTCTCAGGTAACTCGATTAAGGAGCGCTGCCGAACCACTGGGACAGATGAAGCCTCGACTGGGCTCCTATTTTGCTACAG GCAATCATGACTACTACACTGCTGATGTTGAAGGCTGGTTTGAGCTCTTGCGCTCAATGGGGATTGAAGCTCTTCACAACAGCAATGTGAAGGTGTTCCGTCCTGAACAACCTGAAGACTGTATTTGCCTCGCTGGGATAGACGACCTCGAGGCCCGCATGCTACG ATACCCAAGCCATGGCATGGATGTTGAGAAAGCTCTTAGTGGCTGCAGTGCAGAGAGCCCTATTATTCTTCTTGCACATCAGCCTCATGCTGCCAAACAGGCCCTCCAGCAACGGCCAGACATCAACCTTGTACTCTCAG gtCACACACATGCCGGTCAGCTATTCCCCCTCACCATCCTGGCATTCCTGCTGAATCCATTTTTCTGTGGACTCTACCGTGTCTCTGAACACACTATGGTCTATGTAACCGCTGGAACCGGTTATTATGGCATTCCAATGCGAATTGCAAGCCGTTCAGAAATCACAAACATTATACTGAAACGTGCTTGA
- the slc38a8b gene encoding putative sodium-coupled neutral amino acid transporter 8 — protein sequence MEELARESIRSISLLSKPARGSDVPRLGSFGAIFIMLKSALGAGLLNFPWAFAKAGGVNTAVIVEMVSLVFLISGLVILGYASSISRQNTYHDVVREVCGQRIGHLCEICFVFNLFMISVAFLVVVQDQLDKLCLSLYETVTGNTEEEMPYHWYTDHRFALLIMCFIIILPLSIPKEIGIQKYTSVLGTLAATYLSVAVIAKYYLKDEHTADLTPEHSKGLDSLASMFSVVPTICFGFQCHEACIAIYSSMENKKMTHWVFISVTSMIFCLLIYTLTGVFGFLTFGREVASDILMSYPGNDVVMIIARLLFGISIITIYPIILLLGRSVILTQILRFWERRAIMTSVFESRCRLILTLLWITVTLLIAIFVPDMSEVISVIGGISAFFIFIFPGLCLIFAMQTEPINYRVRTFLTGWGVVTVITGAFIFGQSTTIAVMELMHKF from the exons ATGGAGGAACTGGCCCGGGAGAGTATACGCAGCATTAGTCTGCTATCCAAACCTGCGCGGGGTTCGGACGTCCCGCGGCTGGGCTCGTTTGGGGCCATTTTCATCATGCTTAAATCTGCCCTCGGCGCGGGACTCCTTAACTTTCCTTGGGCTTTTGCGAAGGCTGGTGGCGTGAACACAGCTGTCATTGTGGAAATG GTGTCTCTGGTATTTCTGATAAGTGGGTTGGTCATTCTTGGCTATGCCTCATCAATCAGTCGGCAGAACACGTATCATGATGTGGTGCGAGAGGTGTGTGGACAGAGGATCGGCCATCTGTGTGAGATCTGCTTTGTTTTCAACCTCTTCATGATCTCTGTGGCCTTTTTGGTGGTTGTGCAGGATCAACTGGATaaat TGTGCCTGTCTCTGTATGAGACAGTGACGGGTAACACAGAAGAAGAGATGCCATATCATTGGTATACAGATCACCGGTTTGCGCTCTTAATCATGTGCTTTATTATCATCCTTCCACTCTCAATACCCAAAGAGATCGGCATCCAGAAATACACCAG TGTATTGGGAACTCTGGCTGCTACATACCTGAGTGTAGCTGTAATTGCAAAGTATTATCTAAAAGATGAGCACACAGCAGACCTCACACCAGAGCACAGTAAAGG ATTGGACTCATTGGCCTCCATGTTCAGTGTGGTCCCTACCATCTGTTTTGGTTTCCAG tgtCATGAAGCTTGTATTGCAATCTACAGCAGTATGGAAAACAAAAAGATGACACATTGGGTTTTCATCTCAGTCACGTCTATGATTTTCTGCCTGCTTATTTATACCCTCACAG GTGTGTTTGGTTTTCTTACATTTGGACGAGAAGTAGCCTCAGATATCCTGATGTCCTATCCTGGAAATGATGTAGTGATGATTATTGCTAGGCTGCTGTTTGGAATTTCGATCATCACCATCTATCCTATAATACTGCTTTTGGGAAG GTCAGTGATTCTAACACAAATATTACGCTTTTGGGAAAGACGGGCCATAATGACGTCTGTGTTTGAGAGTCGGTGCCGTCTGATTCTAACACTTCTCTGGATCACTGTGACTCTCCTCATCGCCATCTTTGTACCAGACATGAGTGAGGTCATCAGCGTAATTGGAGGAATTAGTGCCTTCTTTATATTTATCTTTCCTG GATTGTGCCTCATTTTTGCCATGCAGACAGAACCTATAAATTACAGAGTGAG aACCTTCTTGACAGGTTGGGGTGTGGTGACTGTCATTACTGGAGCTTTTATCTTTGGACAGAGCACAACTATAGCTGTTATGGAGTTGATGCACAAATTTtaa
- the gnao1b gene encoding guanine nucleotide binding protein (G protein), alpha activating activity polypeptide O, b, whose product MGCTLSAEERAALDRSRAIEKNLKEDGLSAAREVKLLLLGGGESGKSTIVKQMKIIHEDGFSGDDVKQFKPVVYSNTLQSLAAILKAMESLGIEYADKDRNADAKMVFDVVGRMEDTEPYSTELLSAMIRLWTDAGTQACFNRSREYQLNDSAQYYLDSLQRIGSPDYLPTEQDILRTRVKTTGIVETNFTFKNLNFRLFDVGGQRSERKKWIHCFEDVTAIIFCVALSGYDQMLHEDETTNRMHESIMLFDSICNNKFFVDTSIILFLNKKDLFGEKIVKSPLNICFPEYTGPNTFEAAATYIQGQFESKNRSPNKEIYCHLTCATDTGNIQVVFDAVTDIIIANNLRGCGLY is encoded by the exons ATGGGATGCACGTTAAGTGCAGAGGAGCGCGCGGCTCTGGACCGGAGCAGAGCGATCGAGAAAAACCTGAAGGAAGACGGATTAAGCGCAGCCAGAGAAGTCAAATTACTGCTGCTGG GCGGAGGGGAGTCGGGGAAGAGCACCATCGTCAAACAGATGAA GATTATCCATGAAGATGGGTTCTCCGGAGATGATGTAAAGCAGTTTAAACCTGTGGTCTATAGCAACACCCTTCAGAGCCTCGCCGCCATCTTGAAAGCCATGGAATCTCTTGGCATAGAGTACGCTGACAAGGACAGAaat GCAGATGCTAAGATGGTATTTGATGTGGTTGGTCGAATGGAAGACACAGAGCCATACTCAACAGAACTGCTGAGTGCCATGATACGTCTGTGGACTGATGCTGGAACTCAAGCTTGCTTTAACCGCTCTCGAGAGTATCAGCTTAATGACTCTGCCCAATA TTACCTAGACAGTTTGCAGCGCATTGGATCTCCAGATTACCTTCCCACTGAACAGGATATTCTCCGAACCCGAGTCAAAACTACTGGCATCGTTGAGACAAATTTCACCTTCAAGAACCTTAACTTTAG GCTGTTTGATGTGGGGGGACAGAGATCAGAGAGGAAAAAATGGATTCACTGCTTTGAGGATGTGACAGCCATTATCTTCTGTGTGGCACTGAGTGGATACGACCAAATGCTCCATGAGGATGAGACCACG AACCGTATGCATGAGTCTATTATGCTCTTTGACTCTATATGTAACAATAAGTTCTTTGTTGACACGTCCATCATCCTTTTCCTCAATAAGAAGGATCTTTTTGGAGAAAAGATTGTAAAATCTCCCCTGAATATCTGCTTCCCAGAATACACAG GCCCAAATACATTTGAAGCCGCCGCAACGTATATACAGGGTCAGTTTGAAAGTAAGAATCGCTCTCCTAATAAAGAGATCTACTGTCATCTAACCTGCGCTACAGACACAGGAAACATCCAAGTGGTCTTTGATGCTGTTACTGACATCATCATTGCCAATAACCTGCGTGGCTGTGGCCTCTACTGA
- the mtbl gene encoding metallothionein-B-like produces MDQCDCSKTGSCNCGQNCKCTNCACAHSKKSCSTCPSECSNKGTKGCESACKDKEKSCDTRCCK; encoded by the exons ATGGACCAGTGTGACTGTTCTAAAA CTGGATCTTGTAACTGCGGGCAGAACTGCAAATGCACCAACTGCGCGTGCGCACATAGCAAGAAAA GTTGCAGCACTTGTCCATCTGAATGCAGTAATAAGGGCACGAAGGGCTGCGAGAGCGCGTGCAAGGACAAGGAGAAATCGTGCGACACAAGATGCTGCAAATGA
- the aph1b gene encoding gamma-secretase subunit Aph-1b, producing the protein MTVAVFFGCTFIAFGPAIALFLFTIARDPLRVIFLIAGAFFWLVSLLLSSLVWFITVQISNKNSATQQRGLLIFGVVLSVLLQEAFRYGYYRLLKKANEGLLALSQEDTMPISMRQLAYVSGLGFGFMSGAFSVVNILSDSLGPGTVGIHGDPQHYFISSAFMTLAIILLHMFWGVVFFEACERQRWWALGAVVISHLVVSCLTFVNPHYQGSLIPTYIILSVMAAWAYLCAGGSLRNLKLCLTCKDKDFLLANHRPR; encoded by the exons ATGACAGTGGCGGTGTTTTTCGGATGTACGTTCATTGCTTTCGGCCCGGCCATCGCCTTGTTTCTGTTTACAATCGCCCGGGATCCGCTGCGTGTGATCTTCCTCATAGCAGG gGCATTCTTCTGGCTCGTGTCTTTGCTTCTGTCCTCTCTTGTGTGGTTCATCACGGTTCAGATCAGCAACAAGAACAGTGCCACTCAGCAGAGAGGGCTGCTCATTTTCGGAGTCGTGCTCTCTGTACTGCTCCAGGAGGCTTTCAGATATGGTTACTACAGATTGCTGAA GAAAGCAAATGAAGGCCTGTTGGCGCTCAGTCAGGAGGACACCATGCCCATCTCCATGCGGCAGCTAGCTTATG TCTCGGGTCTGGGCTTTGGCTTCATGAGTGGTGCGTTCTCTGTGGTCAACATACTCTCGGACTCCTTGGGTCCAGGAACTGTGGGTATTCATGGTGACCCTCAGCATTACTTCATATCCTCAG CCTTTATGACCCTGGCCATTATCTTGCTGCATATGTTCTGGGGGGTTGTTTTCTTCGAGGCGTGTGAGCGACAGAGATGGTGGGCCCTTGGAGCTGTGGTCATCAGTCATCTTGTAGTGTCATGCCTG ACTTTTGTGAACCCACACTATCAAGGCAGTCTGATCCCAACATACATCATACTGTCTGTTATGGCGGCCTGGGCATACTTATGTGCTGGAGGATCTTTGAGGAACCTCAAACTCTGCCTCACCTGTAAAGATAAAGACTTCCTGCTGGCCAATCACAGGCCTAGATAA